The Maridesulfovibrio ferrireducens genome contains a region encoding:
- the thiE gene encoding thiamine phosphate synthase: MSAIKITRKTILDTDIYCLTAEKFSLGRSNLEVIKAMLDNGIKLVQYREKEKKMGLKYQECLEIRKMTRDAGAAFIINDDIDLAILVEADGVHIGQEDFPIEAVRKLVGNDMAIGLSTHSPEQARNALKRGADYIGVGPVFRTFTKDDVCDPVGFEYLEYVVENIDIPFVAIGGIKENNVAEVVRHGARCVALVTEIVEADNIGNKINALRDAMLSAAES, encoded by the coding sequence ATGAGCGCGATAAAAATCACCAGAAAAACTATTCTCGACACGGACATTTACTGTCTGACCGCAGAAAAGTTTTCGCTGGGCCGTTCCAATCTTGAAGTGATCAAGGCCATGCTCGACAACGGAATCAAGCTTGTCCAGTACCGCGAAAAAGAAAAGAAGATGGGACTCAAATATCAGGAGTGTCTCGAAATCCGCAAGATGACCCGCGATGCAGGAGCCGCCTTCATCATTAATGATGACATCGACCTAGCCATACTGGTTGAAGCTGACGGCGTGCATATCGGGCAAGAGGATTTCCCCATTGAAGCAGTGCGTAAACTGGTTGGAAACGACATGGCAATCGGCCTTTCCACCCACAGCCCCGAGCAGGCACGCAATGCACTTAAACGCGGCGCGGATTACATCGGAGTTGGTCCGGTTTTCCGCACCTTTACCAAAGACGATGTCTGCGATCCAGTAGGATTTGAATATCTGGAATATGTTGTTGAAAACATAGACATCCCCTTTGTCGCCATCGGCGGCATCAAAGAAAACAATGTAGCAGAAGTGGTCCGGCACGGCGCACGCTGTGTGGCACTGGTTACTGAAATAGTAGAAGCCGACAATATCGGAAAC